In a single window of the Hippocampus zosterae strain Florida chromosome 6, ASM2543408v3, whole genome shotgun sequence genome:
- the si:ch211-170d8.2 gene encoding uncharacterized protein si:ch211-170d8.2 yields MASAHTHHWIALLLISAITSDMGVRGRALDAHGFVAPSPGRSTGSPRPSLRTDLLWRWRRGAAEAHRERCAELTAAWQESCNRNSRDNSTVVRLGVRPLSASGPSGGLVFPEKPLFSLVRRVYRCCQEGLNCRSVKGLQGRLRRGSDVEFLITREVLSLIIKRAELHLQFANPQQVDIHPALLSLAKSNLPTRFISKARGNTVELRVDLLFLFQSLQEAAGGLGRGRHVVNMRKVMLSPSLKKLASVDLQDNGGDVWGELGLALGCSRDGVDVLCESSGVGLLHTPFITLYYR; encoded by the exons ATGGCCTCCGCGCACACCCACCATTGGATTGCTTTACTTCTTATCTCCGCGATTACCAGCGATATGGGAGTACGAGGCCGCGCATTGGACGCGCATGGATTCGTAGCACCGTCACCGGGGAGGTCGACTGGGTCCCCGAGACCGTCTTTACGCACGGACCTCCTATGGCGCTGGAGGCGAGGGGCCGCGGAGGCACACCGCGAGCGCTGCGCGGAGCTCACGGCGGCCTGGCAGGAAAGCTGCAATCGTAATAGCCGGGATAATTCCACTGTGGTGCGCCTCGGTGTCAGGCCTCTGTCTGCCTCTGGACCTTCCGGGGGGTTGGTGTTCCCAGAGAAGCCCCTCTTCAGCCTCGTGCGGCGGGTCTATCGGTGTTGTCAGGAGGGACTCAACTGCAGGAGCGTCAAAGGGCTCCAGGGCCGTTTAAGACGAG GTTCGGATGTCGAATTCCTCATCACCAGGGAGGTCTTATCATTGATCATAAAGAGAGCCGAGCTTCACCTTCAGTTTGCGAATCCGCAACAGGTGGACATACATCCTGCACTTCTGTCCTTGGCAAAGAGCAACCTTCCGACAAG ATTTATTTCAAAAGCCCGCGGTAACACCGTGGAGTTGCGCGTGGATCTGCTGTTCCTGTTCCAGAGTCTTCAAGAGGCGGCGGGTGGTCTCGGAAGAGGTCGCCACGTGGTGAACATGCGGAAAGTCATGCTTTCTCCCTCGCTTAAAAAACTGGCTTCAGTGGATCTCCAGGACAATGGCGGAGACGTGTGGGGGGAGCTGGGCTTGGCCTTGGGCTGCAGTCGGGACGGAGTTGACGTGCTCTGCGAAAGCAGCGGGGTTGGCCTCCTCCACACGCCTTTCATAACCCTCTACTACCGATGA